The genomic region CCTATCAGTTCTCTGGTCGGCGCGTGCATGGAAGCCTCAGCATGGGAACTCGCTTCGAGTTCGGCAGCCATGTCGGCTTGGGCGTCACGTTCGGCGACCAGCAGCAATATGATCTCAGCTATCGCTTTCAGCATTTCTCCAATGCGGGCATCACCAGCGAGAACCCGGGAGTCAATTTCAACGAAATCCGTTTCGGATATCATTTCTAACTTACCCGGATAAAGCAGATTCATCATATCGGGTGGCGGTTATAATTCTGTTATTCCTTCATAACGGACGACAGAATGATCGAACTTGCAGATCGCATAGACGCCATATTGCCCCAGACCCAATGTACGCAATGTGGATATGCTGGCTGCCGTCCATATGCCGATGCGATTGCCAAGGGAGAGGCAGCCATCAATCAGTGCCCGCCTGGCGGCGAGGCTGGGATTCGTGCATTGGCACAGCTGCTTGGTCAGCCATATGTGCCTTTGAATCCATTTCACGGCGCCACCCGACCCAAGATGCGTGCTGTCATCGATGAGGCCCGTTGCATCGGGTGTACTTTATGTATCAAGGCATGTCCTGTGGATGCCATCCTGGGGGCGCACAAGCAGATGCATACGGTGATTGCGGATGAATGTACCGGTTGCGAATTGTGTTTGGTGCCTTGTCCTATGGAGTGCATCGACATGGTGCCCCTGATAGAGCAGGATTGGGATTACACGCGTCCGGAAAGCCATGCGCGTCAGGTAGCCGATGCAGCCCGCACACGGCATCTAGCACGTTTGCATCGTCTCGAGCGGAATGCGTCAAAGCGATCAGGCGTAGCGACTCCGCAGGGCTCTGATCGTCAGGTGTCCAACCCTGTAGAGGCAAAGAAAGCGGCGTTGGCTGTTGCCATGGCCCGTGTTCGCGCCCAACGAAAAATCACAGACCCGGAAAAAGCATGAATCCAGAAAAATGTAGAGAGCTGTTCCGCCGGCTCAGTCTTGCCATTCCAGAACCGACAACCGAACTTGTGCATGCGAGCACGTTCGAATTACTGATTGCCGTCATTCTTTCCGCTCAAGCAACCGATAAGGGCGTGAACATCGCGACAGCGAAGCTGTTCCCTGTTGCCAATACGCCCCAAGCAATTCTTGATCTTGGTATCGAGGGCCTGGAAGGCTACATTAAGACGATAGGGCTCTATCGCAGCAAGGCCAAGAACATCATGGCAACCTGCCGCCTGCTGGTGGAGCGATATAATGGCGAGGTTCCTAATACGCGTGAAGCATTGGAAAGCTTGCCGGGCGTCGGGCGCAAGACGGCCAATGTGATATTGAACACAGCATTCGGTCACCCCACTATCGCGGTCGATACGCATATCTTTCGACTCGGCAACCGTATTGGGCTCGCACCAGGCAAGACACCGCTTGAGGTGGAAAACAAGCTGATGAAAGTAGTGCCCAAGGAGTACCTGCGTGATGCACACCATTTGCTGATCCTTCACGGGCGATATGTGTGCGTGGCGCGCAAGCCCAAGTGTGGCGAGTGTGTCATTTACGACCTGTGTGAGTTCAAGGCCAAATCGACGCCAGCGTCTGCTGCCGTGGAGGCCATTTGAAAGTTGGGACAGGACTCACACGCGGGCGTCAGCCGCTGCCAGGGCTTGCGGTACAAGCTGTTAGGCAAGCGATGGATCAAGCAGGTCTCGATATTGCCAATAGCGTGTTGCTGTTCTTGAGCGAGAATTTCGCGCAAAATCCGCAACCAGCCCTACGTGCTGCCGCGAAGGCGGCGAGCACCACTCAGGTTAGCGGTTGTTCCGCGCCTGGCATTTTTACCCAGGATGAATGGGTGCTGGACGGCTCTGCAGCAGCAGCGCTGGTGCTGGGCGATGATGCTGCCATCTCTCTGGCGAGAGGCCGAAAGGATGAAATACTGTTGACATTGGCCGCCCCAAACGCATTCAACTCGTCTTGGATGATGTCACCTGGCATATGCTTCGGCGGAGTGGCAGGAGATGCAACTGGGCAAGGCCGGTTCTCAGTCTGGAATAATGGTAAAGCCTCGTCGGCTGGACATTGTCAACTGATCTTGGAGGGAGCGGCAGGCGTGGTCGATGTCGCCCATGCTGTCAAGCCGATGAGTGTGCCGCAACGCATCGAACAGGCCAGCCGGCATGACTTGCTTGTATTGTCTAGTCAATCCGGCCCTCGCCAATCCGCATGGTCGAGCCTGACCAGCGCGCTTGGTGGTCAAGATATCGACGATCACGCGGGGATGCCGTGCCGTCGTGTGATGCTGATGCTGGCTGAGCATGAGGCAGAATTGTTGCGGAGGGAATGCCAGCTTATTCCTATCGTGGGGGCCGATGCCGTCGCGCAGTCAGTCACGCTGACTAAGAAAGCTGTGCCCGGCAATTGGTGTGCCTGGGGGGTGTTGGATCGTGATGCCGCGCAGCAGCATCTTGACGCCAAGATCGTCTCCATGGGCGCCCGCTTGCGCGATGAGCCCGCTTTTGGTTTGATGTTCTCCTGCCTGGCGCGCGGGCCACATTTTTATGATGGGGTAGATCAGGATATAGCGCTGTTGAAACGCTATTATCCCAGCATGCCGGTGATCGGGTTCTATGGCAATGGTGAAATCGCCCCGCTCAATGGCCGCAATGTGTTGTGGCAAAATTCCGTCGTGCTGGGATTATTTACTGCTGAAAGTTGAACGATGAATGCATCATTGTTGTTGAATGCCGCTAACCGTTATCCACGCGTGCTTTCCATCGCGGGCTCGGACAGCAGCGGGGGAGCAGGCATACAGGCCGACCTCAAGACATTTTCCGCCCTGGGCTGCTATGGCATGACTGCCATTACTGCCTTGACAGCGCAGAATACCCAGGGAGTGCGCGCCATTCATAGCGTTCCACCCGAGATGCTGCGTGACCAGATTGATGCCGTCGTGGAGGATATTGGCGTAGATGCCGTCAAGATCGGCATGTTGCATTCACCGGAAGTCGTGATGACTGTTGCGGAAGCGCTGGACACGCACGGCCTGGAGCACGTGGTGCTGGACCCGGTCATGGTGGCGGCCAACGGTGCCAAATTGATTTCGGACGAAGCCATCTCGGTGCTGGTAAAAGAACTTTTCCCCCGGGCGCTCGTGGTTACCCCCAATCTCGACGAAGCCGCATTGCTACTAGGCCGATCATTGACCGGAACCGATGAGCTGGAGCAGGCCGCGCAGGATCTACTCGGCCTGCGCGCTCAGGCCATCTTGCTCAAGGGCGGGCACCTGCCCGGGCATGACGTCCTGGATATCCTGGTACAAGCCAATGCGGCAGGTCAAGTAACCGAGCTGCACAAACTACATTCACTGCGCATTTCCACCCATAACCTGCATGGAACGGGATGCACCTTGTCCTCTGCGATTGCGGCATATCTGGCATTGGGTTTTAGTCTGCCAGATGCGGTGCAGGCCGCCAGAATTTATGTGCGTTCCGCCTTGTATGCGGGATCTAACGTCAGAACGGGCGCAGGCATCGGTCCGCTGAACCATGGCTTTGCTCCGCAAGCGATGAAAGTGTGGGAGGCCTGATG from Methylobacillus flagellatus KT harbors:
- the rsxB gene encoding electron transport complex subunit RsxB, whose protein sequence is MIELADRIDAILPQTQCTQCGYAGCRPYADAIAKGEAAINQCPPGGEAGIRALAQLLGQPYVPLNPFHGATRPKMRAVIDEARCIGCTLCIKACPVDAILGAHKQMHTVIADECTGCELCLVPCPMECIDMVPLIEQDWDYTRPESHARQVADAARTRHLARLHRLERNASKRSGVATPQGSDRQVSNPVEAKKAALAVAMARVRAQRKITDPEKA
- the nth gene encoding endonuclease III; the encoded protein is MNPEKCRELFRRLSLAIPEPTTELVHASTFELLIAVILSAQATDKGVNIATAKLFPVANTPQAILDLGIEGLEGYIKTIGLYRSKAKNIMATCRLLVERYNGEVPNTREALESLPGVGRKTANVILNTAFGHPTIAVDTHIFRLGNRIGLAPGKTPLEVENKLMKVVPKEYLRDAHHLLILHGRYVCVARKPKCGECVIYDLCEFKAKSTPASAAVEAI
- a CDS encoding FIST N-terminal domain-containing protein, with the translated sequence MKVGTGLTRGRQPLPGLAVQAVRQAMDQAGLDIANSVLLFLSENFAQNPQPALRAAAKAASTTQVSGCSAPGIFTQDEWVLDGSAAAALVLGDDAAISLARGRKDEILLTLAAPNAFNSSWMMSPGICFGGVAGDATGQGRFSVWNNGKASSAGHCQLILEGAAGVVDVAHAVKPMSVPQRIEQASRHDLLVLSSQSGPRQSAWSSLTSALGGQDIDDHAGMPCRRVMLMLAEHEAELLRRECQLIPIVGADAVAQSVTLTKKAVPGNWCAWGVLDRDAAQQHLDAKIVSMGARLRDEPAFGLMFSCLARGPHFYDGVDQDIALLKRYYPSMPVIGFYGNGEIAPLNGRNVLWQNSVVLGLFTAES
- the thiD gene encoding bifunctional hydroxymethylpyrimidine kinase/phosphomethylpyrimidine kinase codes for the protein MNASLLLNAANRYPRVLSIAGSDSSGGAGIQADLKTFSALGCYGMTAITALTAQNTQGVRAIHSVPPEMLRDQIDAVVEDIGVDAVKIGMLHSPEVVMTVAEALDTHGLEHVVLDPVMVAANGAKLISDEAISVLVKELFPRALVVTPNLDEAALLLGRSLTGTDELEQAAQDLLGLRAQAILLKGGHLPGHDVLDILVQANAAGQVTELHKLHSLRISTHNLHGTGCTLSSAIAAYLALGFSLPDAVQAARIYVRSALYAGSNVRTGAGIGPLNHGFAPQAMKVWEA